The Psychrobacillus sp. FSL K6-4046 DNA window ATATGAACAAAGCCTTAAAATTTTGTTCTTTTTTAGAAGGCTTTTCATTGTACGCCAAAAAAAACGTATGTTAAGATAATCATTAGTTTTTCTGTTTACCTTGTGAGGAGGCTAGGAATGAATCGAGCATTGCGCTACGCCATATTGTATTTATTGATATTTTTTGTGATTGTAGGAATATTTGCTACGTTCAATACAAATAATACCCCTACTAAAAATATTCGTTATGATGAATTTATGACTTCACTTTCAAAAGGTGATGTTACTAGCTTTTCAATGCAACCTGAACAAGGAGTTTACTTTATAGAAGGTTCTATGAAGGGCTATGAAGAAGGAGAAAAGTTTTTAACTAAACTTCCTTACAATAGTGAAAAAGTGCTAGAGAGAATAGATTCACTAGCAACTGCAAATAATGTACAAATTGATGTTATTGAAACTTCAAAAACTAGTGGCTGGGTACAGTTCTTTACCGGTCTACTTCCTTTCTTGATTATCATCATTTTATTCTTCTTCTTATTGAGCCAATCTCAAGGCGGTGGTAACCGTGTGATGAACTTCGGTAAGAGTAAAGCAAAACTGTATGATAACGACAAGAAAAAAGTGAAATTCCCAGATGTTGCTGGGGCAGATGAAGAAAAAGCAGAGTTAGTAGAAGTTGTAGACTTCTTGAAAGATCCACGCAAGTTTGTAGAAATTGGAGCACGTATACCTAAAGGGATACTTTTAGTAGGTCCTCCAGGTACTGGTAAAACGTTACTAGCACGTGCTGTAGCTGGTGAAGCAGGAGTGCCATTCTTCTCTATTAGTGGTTCTGACTTCGTAGAGATGTTCGTTGGGGTCGGTGCATCCCGCGTACGTGATTTGTTTGAAAATGCAAAGAAAAATGCGCCTTGTATTATTTTCATAGATGAAATTGATGCAGTTGGTCGTCAACGTGGAGCAGGTCTTGGTGGCGGTCACGATGAGCGTGAGCAAACACTAAACCAATTACTTGTTGAGATGGATGGTTTTGGAGCTAACGAAGGTATTATTATCATCGCAGCTACAAACAGACCAGACATTCTAGACCCGGCTCTTCTACGTCCTGGACGTTTTGACCGTCAAATTACAGTAGGTCGCCCAGATGTTAAAGGTCGCGAAGCAGTGCTTCAAGTACATGCACGCAACAAACCTTTAGATGATACGGTTGATTTGAAAGCAATTGCTCAACGTACACCAGGATTCTCTGGAGCAGATTTAGAAAATCTTCTAAATGAAGCTGCCCTGGTAGCTGCTAGAAGAAACAAAACAAAAATTGATATGTCAGACATTGATGAAGCAACAGACCGAGTTATTGCTGGACCAGCTAAATCTGGGAAAGTAATATCTCCAAAAGAACGTAAAATTGTTGCCTTCCATGAGGCTGGACACGTAGTAGTAGGTTTAACACTAGATGACGCAGAAGTCGTTCATAAAGTAACTATTGTTCCTCGTGGCCAAGCTGGTGGATATGCGGTAATGCTTCCAAAAGAAGATCGTTACTTCATGACTAAACCAGAGCTTTTGGATAAAGTTTCAGGATTACTTGGTGGTCGTGTTGCAGAGGATATCGTCTTTGGAGAAGTTTCTACAGGAGCTCATAATGACTTCCAACGTGCTACTGGTATCGTCAGAAAAATGGTTACGGAATATGGTATGAGTGACAAGCTAGGACCAATGCAATTTGGTCAAACTCAAGGAGGAAATGTCTTCCTAGGTCGTGACTTTAACTCAGAGCAAAATTATTCCGATAAGATTGCATATGAAATTGATCATGAGATGCAAACGATGATCAAAGAGCAATACGAACGAACTAAACAGATCTTAACAGAGAAACGCGATTTGTTAGATTTAATCGCAAATACGTTATTAGATGTTGAAACGTTAGATGCTGCTCAAATTT harbors:
- the ftsH gene encoding ATP-dependent zinc metalloprotease FtsH → MNRALRYAILYLLIFFVIVGIFATFNTNNTPTKNIRYDEFMTSLSKGDVTSFSMQPEQGVYFIEGSMKGYEEGEKFLTKLPYNSEKVLERIDSLATANNVQIDVIETSKTSGWVQFFTGLLPFLIIIILFFFLLSQSQGGGNRVMNFGKSKAKLYDNDKKKVKFPDVAGADEEKAELVEVVDFLKDPRKFVEIGARIPKGILLVGPPGTGKTLLARAVAGEAGVPFFSISGSDFVEMFVGVGASRVRDLFENAKKNAPCIIFIDEIDAVGRQRGAGLGGGHDEREQTLNQLLVEMDGFGANEGIIIIAATNRPDILDPALLRPGRFDRQITVGRPDVKGREAVLQVHARNKPLDDTVDLKAIAQRTPGFSGADLENLLNEAALVAARRNKTKIDMSDIDEATDRVIAGPAKSGKVISPKERKIVAFHEAGHVVVGLTLDDAEVVHKVTIVPRGQAGGYAVMLPKEDRYFMTKPELLDKVSGLLGGRVAEDIVFGEVSTGAHNDFQRATGIVRKMVTEYGMSDKLGPMQFGQTQGGNVFLGRDFNSEQNYSDKIAYEIDHEMQTMIKEQYERTKQILTEKRDLLDLIANTLLDVETLDAAQILHLQEHGTLPVREYDQNDQKVDLSKEKDSDATGASSDPTIGDLPSEKGTSHETGPILEERTDSTSDPIQEKRPTDK